The following are encoded in a window of Candidatus Microthrix parvicella Bio17-1 genomic DNA:
- a CDS encoding ABC transporter ATP-binding protein → MRLHNIIRRFDGVEVLGGIDLDIEPGELLALLGPSGSGKTTLLRLIAGLDRPDGGTIDLGNRRVAGGTGFVPAERRGVGMVFQDWALFPHLSVASNVGFGLPKGERRRSPRIDEALRQVDLTGFGDRRIDTLSGGQQQRVALARALAPRPRVVLLDEPFSNLDAGLRAAVRGEVRHTLRAIGVTGVFVTHDRDEAFALGDRVAVIRDGRIAQVGRPADVYACPADPWVASFLGDANLLPGTVPAGTVEGGTVASGTGEGRRTHVTTALGDLPLDTGSLHDRTEPADRPEPADTTEPSDRTAGAGPVPVTVLIRPESLTHRASPTGAWIVTQVEFLGHSTLTRLQSDDVIITSRTLGPPTLIEGDRAVVSPSGPVTAAWQETNGEGGPPLQVARGQTLGPSPTPGPNP, encoded by the coding sequence GTGAGGTTGCACAACATCATCCGCCGCTTCGACGGGGTGGAGGTGCTCGGCGGCATCGACCTCGACATCGAACCGGGCGAACTGCTGGCGCTCCTGGGTCCTTCGGGTTCAGGCAAGACCACACTTTTGCGACTGATCGCCGGTCTGGATCGTCCCGACGGGGGAACCATCGACTTGGGCAACCGTCGCGTGGCGGGAGGAACCGGATTCGTACCGGCCGAGCGTCGTGGCGTCGGCATGGTGTTTCAGGACTGGGCACTGTTCCCGCACCTTTCCGTGGCATCCAACGTGGGGTTTGGACTGCCCAAGGGCGAGCGCCGACGTTCGCCACGCATCGACGAGGCATTGCGGCAGGTGGACCTGACCGGTTTTGGCGACCGAAGAATCGACACCCTGTCGGGTGGCCAACAACAACGGGTGGCGCTGGCCCGAGCGCTCGCCCCACGCCCCAGGGTGGTCTTGTTGGACGAACCTTTCTCCAACCTCGACGCGGGTCTCCGCGCCGCGGTTCGAGGGGAGGTCCGGCACACCCTGCGTGCGATCGGGGTCACCGGAGTGTTCGTCACGCATGACCGTGATGAGGCATTCGCCCTCGGCGACCGGGTGGCGGTGATTCGGGATGGCCGCATCGCTCAGGTGGGTCGACCCGCCGACGTGTACGCGTGCCCGGCCGATCCGTGGGTGGCCTCGTTCCTGGGCGATGCCAACCTGTTGCCGGGAACCGTCCCCGCAGGCACCGTCGAAGGGGGCACCGTCGCTTCGGGCACCGGCGAAGGGCGACGAACGCACGTGACAACCGCCTTGGGTGACCTGCCACTGGATACCGGGTCGCTGCACGACCGAACCGAACCCGCCGACCGACCCGAGCCCGCCGACACAACCGAGCCATCGGACAGGACCGCGGGCGCCGGACCGGTGCCCGTAACCGTGCTGATCCGCCCGGAGTCGCTGACACATCGGGCTTCGCCAACCGGGGCGTGGATCGTGACTCAGGTGGAGTTTCTGGGTCACTCCACCTTGACCCGCCTGCAATCCGACGACGTCATCATCACCAGCAGAACGCTCGGCCCACCGACACTGATCGAGGGTGATCGGGCCGTGGTGTCACCAAGCGGGCCAGTCACCGCCGCCTGGCAGGAGACCAACGGCGAAGGCGGGCCTCCGCTGCAGGTAGCCCGAGGTCAAACTCTGGGCCCGAGCCCTACCCCCGGACCAAACCCGTGA
- a CDS encoding aldo/keto reductase family protein, protein MEHRFLGNSGMRVSAISYGNWLTHGSQVEDDAAIEAVHAALDAGITTFDTADVYAGTKAETVLGEALRGVQRESIELFTKVFWPTGPGLNQQGLSRKHIMESIDGSLKRLGTDHIDLYQAHRYDHCTPLEVTMSAFADLVHQGKVAYLGVSEWTAEQIRDAKVLADDLKVPLVSSQPQYSLLWRVIEEEVVPTCEELGISQIVWSPLAQGVLTGKYQPGEEPPDGSRATDEAGGKNMISRWMNDDVLTAVQQVSALADEAGLTMANMALAWVLRNPNVASAIVGASRADQVTRNVEAVDITLDDDLVAQVEAILEPVSISDAKRTLKDQPKQRL, encoded by the coding sequence ATGGAGCATCGTTTTTTGGGAAATTCGGGCATGCGGGTGTCGGCCATCAGCTACGGCAACTGGCTGACCCACGGATCACAGGTGGAGGACGATGCAGCCATCGAGGCGGTTCACGCCGCACTCGATGCAGGCATCACCACCTTCGACACCGCCGACGTTTACGCAGGCACCAAGGCCGAGACCGTGCTGGGAGAGGCACTTCGGGGTGTCCAGCGCGAGTCAATCGAGTTGTTTACCAAAGTGTTCTGGCCCACCGGGCCGGGCCTGAACCAACAGGGCCTCTCACGTAAGCACATCATGGAGTCAATCGATGGGTCGCTCAAGCGGCTTGGCACCGACCACATCGACCTGTATCAGGCTCACCGCTACGACCATTGCACTCCGCTGGAGGTCACCATGTCGGCATTCGCCGACCTGGTCCATCAGGGGAAGGTGGCCTACCTGGGAGTCTCCGAGTGGACGGCTGAGCAGATTCGCGATGCGAAGGTGTTGGCCGATGATCTGAAGGTGCCACTGGTATCCAGCCAGCCCCAGTACTCGCTGTTGTGGCGGGTGATCGAAGAGGAGGTGGTGCCCACCTGCGAGGAGTTGGGTATCAGCCAGATCGTCTGGTCGCCTCTGGCCCAAGGGGTCCTCACCGGTAAGTATCAGCCCGGCGAGGAACCACCCGATGGCAGTCGCGCCACCGACGAGGCCGGAGGTAAGAACATGATCTCCCGCTGGATGAACGACGACGTGCTCACCGCCGTTCAGCAGGTGTCTGCGTTGGCCGACGAAGCCGGGTTGACGATGGCCAACATGGCCCTGGCCTGGGTGCTGCGCAATCCCAACGTTGCCTCGGCGATCGTCGGGGCATCAAGGGCCGATCAGGTCACCCGAAACGTCGAAGCGGTGGACATCACCCTCGACGACGACCTGGTCGCCCAGGTGGAGGCGATCCTTGAACCCGTATCGATCTCTGATGCCAAGCGAACCCTCAAGGATCAGCCCAAGCAGCGGTTGTAG
- a CDS encoding CPBP family intramembrane glutamic endopeptidase has product MSITTSNPPPWTVAGSTPATVQTPPPAQRAVSVVGDYLRFWAGRGNYRLRDQPAARWFLPLWGLSLAVAYASSVMVTMVVVGLGGKQPDNAVGDLVENGSAIVLVITAVLLAPLLEEVAFRLPMSLRPWHVAGGVGVLSVMFVPGLFGVSLGTAIVGDRQEALASLVEVGMTVAIIVVLGLVLRLLLPKGPERGAVLIPTRARFVVIVILTAVFAAAHLGNFSEFTWFLPAFILPQLLVGMVLAYVRVTRSWWMGVGIHALNNAVAVGFGLLPRYAKSDLAQGMAGLAILGAITLLGLASITALGMDLYGTWRINQAASLRTYPDQFQHPVSAQQPPLGRLDATAQWPHGRPPPWPPGQMR; this is encoded by the coding sequence GTGAGCATCACCACATCAAACCCGCCGCCATGGACGGTCGCCGGCAGCACGCCTGCAACTGTGCAGACCCCTCCCCCGGCCCAGCGGGCGGTCAGCGTGGTGGGCGACTACCTGCGTTTTTGGGCTGGGCGTGGCAACTACCGCCTCCGCGACCAACCCGCCGCCAGGTGGTTTCTGCCGTTGTGGGGCCTCTCGTTGGCGGTCGCCTACGCATCATCGGTAATGGTCACCATGGTGGTCGTCGGTCTCGGAGGCAAGCAACCCGACAATGCCGTCGGTGACCTGGTGGAGAACGGCTCGGCCATCGTCCTCGTGATCACGGCGGTGCTACTCGCTCCGCTGCTGGAGGAGGTGGCCTTCCGGCTGCCGATGTCACTTCGCCCCTGGCACGTCGCCGGCGGGGTCGGCGTGCTGTCGGTGATGTTTGTTCCCGGACTGTTCGGTGTGTCGCTGGGAACTGCGATCGTGGGCGATCGTCAGGAGGCGTTGGCCTCGCTCGTCGAGGTTGGCATGACGGTGGCCATCATCGTGGTGCTCGGCCTCGTGCTGCGGCTGTTGCTTCCCAAGGGTCCCGAGCGGGGCGCCGTGTTGATCCCAACCCGGGCGCGGTTCGTCGTCATCGTGATACTGACCGCCGTGTTCGCCGCAGCACATCTGGGCAACTTCTCGGAGTTCACCTGGTTTCTGCCGGCCTTCATCCTGCCTCAGCTACTGGTGGGCATGGTGCTGGCCTACGTGCGGGTCACCAGGTCGTGGTGGATGGGAGTGGGCATCCACGCACTGAACAATGCCGTGGCCGTGGGCTTCGGACTGCTGCCCCGGTATGCCAAGAGCGACTTGGCCCAGGGCATGGCGGGATTGGCGATTCTGGGGGCGATCACCCTGCTGGGGCTGGCATCGATCACGGCATTGGGTATGGATCTTTACGGCACCTGGCGCATCAACCAGGCCGCCTCACTCCGCACGTACCCCGACCAATTTCAGCACCCGGTATCAGCCCAGCAGCCACCGTTGGGACGCTTGGATGCAACCGCCCAATGGCCCCACGGCCGGCCCCCGCCATGGCCCCCGGGCCAGATGCGCTAA
- a CDS encoding PhzF family phenazine biosynthesis protein: MSTTLTLIDAFASRPFTGNQAAVAVMAQAPSDSWMQSVANELRLSETAFCWPEGSGHRLRWFTPTVEVNLCGHATVAAAATLWADGHLHRDEVAEFFTRSGTLCCRRSAGGEIDMDLPALTAEPTTVSLDWPSLGLTQPPVEVLGGPGAIDAGFLMAVLSDAEQVRSARLDLSVLAAHEARPLILTAEGDGAFDVVSRVFAPTLGVPEDPVTGSAHALLAPYWCSRLGRDTLACDQASERGGNLRASLDGDRVILTARAVVMGHLILTQAAALEG; this comes from the coding sequence ATGTCGACCACGCTCACCCTCATCGACGCGTTCGCCTCCCGACCGTTCACTGGCAATCAGGCGGCCGTCGCCGTCATGGCACAGGCACCGTCGGACTCCTGGATGCAGTCGGTCGCCAACGAACTGCGCCTGTCTGAGACCGCGTTCTGCTGGCCCGAGGGCAGCGGCCACCGGCTGCGCTGGTTTACGCCAACGGTCGAGGTGAACCTGTGCGGTCATGCCACCGTGGCTGCGGCTGCGACGCTGTGGGCCGACGGGCACCTCCACCGTGACGAGGTGGCCGAATTCTTCACCAGGTCCGGCACGTTGTGCTGTCGCCGTAGTGCCGGTGGCGAAATCGACATGGACCTTCCGGCCCTGACGGCTGAGCCGACCACGGTGTCGTTGGATTGGCCGAGCCTGGGCCTGACGCAACCGCCCGTGGAAGTGCTCGGTGGCCCCGGCGCCATCGATGCAGGCTTCCTCATGGCCGTGTTGAGCGACGCCGAGCAGGTTCGTTCGGCCCGGCTCGACCTGTCGGTCCTGGCCGCCCACGAAGCTCGCCCGCTGATCCTCACCGCCGAGGGCGACGGCGCGTTCGATGTGGTCAGCCGGGTGTTTGCGCCCACGCTCGGCGTACCCGAGGATCCGGTGACCGGGTCGGCCCACGCCCTCCTCGCGCCGTACTGGTGCTCCCGGCTGGGCCGAGACACCCTGGCATGTGACCAGGCGTCGGAGCGGGGTGGCAACCTCCGAGCATCGCTGGATGGCGACCGCGTGATCCTCACGGCCAGGGCGGTGGTGATGGGTCACCTGATCCTCACCCAGGCGGCCGCCCTGGAGGGATAG
- a CDS encoding ABC transporter permease, with amino-acid sequence MSDPNAWSVANAKAAAPAEVESDAPGRSWNFDLIVTPIAMLMLLILLVTVWTFADMDRTTQRILAPANLRIQTLQHLQITFWSTLLVILIAIPLGVFVTREGFRKFSGPILAVANSGQAIPAFGLLVLFAAWLGTGARTVIFALIVFGILPVLRNTMVGLDQVDRSYMEAGKGMGYSRFHVLSRIELPLAVPIILAGVRTALVINVGTAALATFIGGGALGETINSGLKLQRNTALFVGAALVGLLALLIDWLAALAQYFLKPKGI; translated from the coding sequence GTGAGCGATCCAAACGCCTGGTCCGTCGCCAATGCCAAGGCGGCCGCACCCGCCGAGGTCGAGTCGGACGCGCCGGGACGGTCCTGGAACTTCGATCTGATCGTCACCCCCATCGCCATGTTGATGCTGTTGATCCTCTTGGTCACGGTGTGGACGTTTGCCGACATGGACAGAACCACTCAACGCATCCTGGCACCGGCCAACCTCCGCATCCAGACGCTGCAACACCTTCAGATCACGTTCTGGTCCACGCTGTTGGTGATCCTGATCGCCATACCGCTGGGGGTCTTTGTGACCCGGGAGGGCTTTCGTAAGTTCTCCGGCCCGATCTTGGCCGTGGCCAACTCGGGTCAGGCAATACCCGCCTTTGGGCTGCTGGTGTTGTTCGCAGCGTGGCTGGGCACTGGAGCTCGAACGGTGATTTTTGCACTGATCGTGTTCGGCATTTTGCCGGTGCTGCGCAACACCATGGTGGGTCTCGATCAGGTGGACCGCTCGTATATGGAAGCCGGCAAGGGCATGGGCTATTCCCGGTTCCATGTGCTGTCCCGCATCGAGTTGCCGTTGGCGGTGCCCATCATCCTGGCCGGGGTTCGTACGGCTTTGGTGATCAATGTCGGCACTGCTGCGTTGGCCACTTTCATCGGCGGTGGTGCGTTGGGCGAGACGATCAACTCAGGCCTGAAACTGCAGCGCAACACCGCGTTGTTTGTGGGCGCCGCACTCGTTGGCCTACTGGCGCTGCTGATCGACTGGTTGGCGGCCCTGGCCCAGTACTTCCTGAAACCAAAGGGCATCTAG
- a CDS encoding ATP-binding cassette domain-containing protein, giving the protein MTETLIQLQGVGKTYPGSDVAAVADLDLEIKRGEILVLVGPSGCGKSTTLRLINRMIEPTTGRIIFEGNDVTNVNPDQLRRQMGYVIQQIGLFPHRNIYQNIATVPRLLGWNNSDILERARYLLTMVGMDPDQYLGRYPKELSGGQAQRVGVARALAADPDVLLMDEPFGAIDPITRDRLQNEFLRLQEEMQKTIVFVTHDIDEAVKMGDKIAILREQSVVAQLDTPTNILASPANPFVEEFLGSGALLKGLTLARVRDIELPEYPVVRMPTDRPAVLAALANADSDWAVLLSPDDKPLRWLNEAGIERGDSAIERSGSVVRVTVEQEDTLRDALEAMIRSTAGSALVVDAAGRYQGVLTLEALAEITRHTEAGARNEQAVRRAEARGTPDQSTVSAPPGDAQPPTGDQASARDIGTTADPS; this is encoded by the coding sequence GTGACCGAAACGCTCATCCAACTTCAGGGGGTCGGCAAGACCTATCCCGGCAGCGATGTCGCAGCGGTCGCCGACCTCGACCTTGAGATCAAGCGGGGCGAGATCCTGGTTCTGGTCGGCCCGTCCGGCTGCGGCAAGAGCACCACGCTGCGGTTGATCAACCGCATGATCGAGCCGACGACCGGCCGGATCATCTTCGAGGGCAACGACGTGACCAACGTCAACCCCGATCAGCTTCGACGCCAAATGGGTTACGTCATTCAGCAGATCGGGCTGTTCCCGCACCGCAACATCTATCAGAACATCGCGACGGTGCCTCGCCTGCTCGGTTGGAACAACTCCGACATTTTGGAGCGCGCCCGCTACCTGCTGACCATGGTGGGCATGGACCCCGATCAGTACCTGGGGCGGTACCCCAAGGAGTTGTCCGGTGGCCAGGCACAGCGGGTGGGTGTGGCTCGGGCGTTGGCCGCCGATCCGGACGTGTTGTTGATGGATGAGCCCTTCGGCGCCATCGACCCCATTACCCGCGACCGCTTGCAGAACGAGTTTCTCCGCCTGCAGGAGGAGATGCAGAAGACGATCGTGTTCGTCACCCACGACATCGACGAGGCGGTGAAGATGGGTGACAAGATCGCCATCCTGCGCGAGCAGTCCGTGGTGGCCCAGTTGGACACACCGACCAACATTTTGGCCAGTCCCGCCAACCCGTTCGTCGAGGAGTTCCTGGGCTCGGGCGCATTGCTGAAGGGCCTGACCCTGGCGAGGGTCCGCGATATCGAATTGCCGGAGTACCCGGTGGTCAGGATGCCCACCGATCGACCGGCCGTGCTTGCCGCGCTCGCCAACGCCGATTCCGATTGGGCGGTACTGCTCTCGCCGGACGATAAGCCACTGCGCTGGTTGAACGAGGCCGGCATCGAGCGAGGGGACAGCGCCATCGAACGGTCGGGCTCCGTCGTGCGGGTGACGGTCGAGCAGGAGGACACCCTGCGAGATGCGTTGGAGGCCATGATCCGGTCGACGGCAGGCTCTGCGTTGGTGGTGGATGCCGCCGGCCGATATCAGGGTGTGCTGACGCTGGAGGCGCTGGCCGAAATCACCCGTCACACCGAGGCCGGAGCACGGAACGAACAGGCCGTTCGCCGGGCGGAGGCGAGGGGGACGCCGGATCAGTCCACGGTGAGCGCCCCACCCGGCGATGCTCAGCCACCGACGGGTGATCAGGCGTCTGCTCGGGACATCGGGACCACGGCGGATCCATCGTGA
- a CDS encoding ABC transporter permease encodes MGESLNSFLEFFSKNSDDFMEALIRHATYVVTVTITATIIAVAVGVLVRRRPVAREVALGTTSVFITIPSLALFTLFIPVLGLGFAPSFVALLLYALLPIMRNTVTGLNSVSPEVLESAKGMGMSSTERLFKVELPLAWPVIITGIRVSALLTTGIAAIATLIAGGGFGDFIKKGLSRLGLPNSLEAIWLGTLGTIALALTFDLIFVMVRRFTTPRGIR; translated from the coding sequence ATGGGTGAAAGCCTCAACAGTTTTCTCGAGTTCTTCTCAAAGAACTCAGACGATTTCATGGAGGCGTTGATTCGTCACGCCACCTACGTCGTCACGGTCACCATCACCGCCACCATCATTGCGGTGGCGGTGGGGGTGCTCGTCAGGCGCCGTCCGGTGGCCAGGGAGGTGGCGCTGGGAACCACCAGCGTCTTCATCACCATTCCCTCCCTGGCCCTGTTCACCCTGTTCATCCCGGTGCTGGGCCTGGGGTTCGCCCCCAGTTTCGTCGCCTTGTTGCTGTACGCCCTGTTGCCGATCATGCGCAACACCGTCACCGGGCTGAACAGCGTGAGCCCCGAGGTCCTGGAGTCGGCCAAGGGCATGGGCATGTCCAGCACTGAACGATTGTTCAAGGTTGAACTGCCCCTGGCCTGGCCGGTGATCATCACCGGAATCCGTGTTTCGGCGCTGCTGACCACAGGCATTGCAGCCATCGCCACGCTGATTGCGGGCGGCGGCTTCGGCGATTTCATCAAGAAGGGCCTCAGCCGCCTGGGCCTGCCGAACAGCCTGGAGGCGATCTGGCTGGGCACCCTGGGCACCATCGCCCTCGCCCTGACGTTTGACCTGATCTTCGTGATGGTTCGGCGTTTCACGACACCTCGTGGCATCCGCTGA
- a CDS encoding glycine betaine ABC transporter substrate-binding protein, whose product MAACGGDGDSGGSSGGTAEGALADADLSGVSITVGSKDFDEQKVLGNILADAYEAAGAKVDRKIDLGGTNVVRKALLSGDIDSYAEYNGTGWAEHLKQEDPSDNGEELTEKVRKMDLEENDIVWVGRAPFNNTYGFVTGPDLTKKNGGPFTFDSMAKYLKENPDAKVCMEAEFPSRSDGLVLWEEATGYKIPKSQQEILDTGLIYTETKDGNCDFGESYTTDGRISGLGLTLVEDPGVMIIYNISINVRKDVYEEAPEAFDTIAEAVLAPLDQKTMTALNNSVSTEGEDPADVAEQYLVDQGLIKG is encoded by the coding sequence ATGGCCGCTTGCGGCGGCGATGGCGACAGCGGCGGATCGAGTGGTGGAACCGCCGAGGGGGCACTGGCCGATGCCGACCTCAGCGGCGTGTCGATCACCGTCGGCTCGAAGGACTTCGACGAACAGAAGGTCCTGGGCAATATTTTGGCGGATGCCTACGAGGCGGCCGGCGCCAAGGTGGACCGCAAGATCGACCTCGGAGGCACCAACGTGGTGCGCAAGGCGCTGTTGTCCGGCGACATCGACAGCTACGCCGAATACAACGGCACCGGCTGGGCCGAGCACCTGAAGCAGGAGGATCCCTCCGATAATGGTGAGGAACTGACCGAGAAGGTTCGAAAGATGGATCTTGAGGAGAACGACATTGTCTGGGTTGGCCGTGCACCGTTCAACAACACCTACGGCTTCGTCACCGGGCCGGATTTGACCAAGAAGAACGGTGGGCCCTTCACGTTTGACTCGATGGCCAAATACCTGAAGGAAAACCCCGACGCCAAGGTGTGCATGGAGGCGGAGTTCCCCAGCCGCTCGGATGGGCTGGTCCTGTGGGAGGAGGCCACCGGCTACAAGATCCCCAAGAGCCAGCAGGAGATTTTGGACACCGGCCTCATCTACACCGAAACCAAGGATGGCAACTGCGACTTTGGCGAGTCATACACGACCGACGGTCGCATCTCCGGGCTGGGTCTGACCCTGGTGGAGGACCCCGGCGTGATGATCATCTACAACATCTCGATCAACGTGCGTAAGGACGTCTACGAAGAGGCCCCCGAGGCGTTCGACACGATCGCCGAGGCCGTGCTCGCTCCGCTGGACCAGAAGACCATGACCGCGCTCAACAACAGCGTGTCCACCGAGGGTGAGGATCCCGCCGACGTGGCCGAGCAGTACCTGGTTGATCAAGGCCTGATCAAGGGTTAG
- a CDS encoding IS1380 family transposase → MNATGALFDAGELIGQPRRRSASVKVKVSDDKVTGVGGVALWGPMLDNLNLVGVADGRRLRPIGPGGYTGGECYRALVEILLAGGDFLSDRSLLDGPTQQLRGAHVLPSHATMFRFCGGADFGRVQKAAAVNRTMLARAWASGAGPSGGMVTVDPDATLVDTYGPDKEGSKFSYRGEVGLSPLIGVCGETGDVLAIRARSGNAHPGRDNAGFIRECVSAIPGPVRETTNLWVRVDSAGYQHAVFDTVEALGGVFSVTAPQRSNVKAKVRALATNPDTQWVPALAGEAKRGSEVAETPFVMGQGKTRRMLRMIVRRQRTSAGDQLSFDDLDGWRFHAIVTNLPALFAPPAEVEAHHRLRGGIPEDTIRQLKEDFGLIHAPVKNFFGNWLWWHASVLAHNTARWVRHLGLPPTFKRCRGKRLRLAFFNVAARVVNHAGGLELRLPRSHAWADAFIEALTRIRALPAFA, encoded by the coding sequence GTGAATGCTACAGGCGCGTTGTTTGATGCCGGGGAACTGATCGGACAGCCCCGCCGCCGGAGTGCTTCGGTGAAGGTCAAGGTGAGCGATGACAAGGTGACCGGGGTGGGCGGGGTGGCGTTGTGGGGACCGATGTTGGACAACCTGAACCTGGTCGGTGTCGCCGATGGGCGCCGGTTGCGGCCGATCGGGCCTGGCGGCTACACCGGCGGGGAGTGCTATCGGGCGTTGGTCGAGATCCTGTTGGCCGGAGGCGATTTCTTGTCGGACCGGTCCCTGTTGGATGGGCCGACCCAACAGTTGCGGGGCGCTCACGTGTTGCCCTCACACGCGACGATGTTCCGGTTTTGTGGCGGAGCCGATTTTGGTCGGGTCCAGAAAGCCGCGGCGGTGAACCGGACGATGTTGGCTCGGGCGTGGGCGTCGGGTGCGGGACCTTCTGGTGGGATGGTCACGGTTGATCCCGATGCCACGCTGGTCGACACCTACGGGCCGGACAAGGAAGGTTCGAAGTTCTCCTACCGGGGCGAGGTTGGCTTGTCACCGCTGATCGGGGTGTGTGGTGAGACCGGTGACGTGCTCGCGATCCGTGCCCGGTCTGGGAATGCCCATCCGGGCCGGGACAACGCCGGGTTCATTCGAGAGTGTGTGTCGGCGATCCCCGGCCCGGTCCGGGAAACAACGAACCTGTGGGTCCGTGTCGATTCCGCCGGCTACCAACACGCCGTGTTCGACACCGTCGAGGCGCTGGGTGGGGTGTTCTCCGTGACCGCGCCACAACGGTCCAACGTGAAAGCGAAAGTCCGGGCGTTGGCCACCAACCCTGACACGCAATGGGTGCCAGCGTTGGCCGGCGAGGCCAAGCGGGGTTCCGAGGTCGCAGAAACACCTTTCGTGATGGGGCAAGGCAAGACCCGGCGCATGTTGCGGATGATCGTGCGCCGTCAACGCACCAGCGCCGGTGACCAGTTGTCCTTTGATGATCTTGACGGTTGGAGGTTCCATGCGATTGTCACGAACCTTCCCGCCCTGTTCGCACCCCCAGCAGAGGTCGAGGCCCACCATCGGCTTCGTGGCGGGATCCCCGAGGACACCATCCGGCAACTCAAGGAAGACTTTGGGCTGATCCACGCGCCGGTGAAGAACTTCTTCGGGAACTGGTTGTGGTGGCACGCCTCTGTGCTTGCTCACAACACCGCCCGCTGGGTCCGTCACCTCGGGCTGCCCCCGACGTTCAAACGGTGCCGTGGGAAACGGCTCCGCCTCGCGTTCTTCAATGTCGCAGCACGAGTTGTCAACCACGCCGGCGGCCTCGAGTTGCGGCTCCCACGATCCCACGCCTGGGCCGACGCGTTCATCGAAGCCCTCACACGCATCCGGGCCCTGCCCGCGTTCGCCTGA
- a CDS encoding cytochrome P450 has product MNVTDPDVAAPRRLQPAEADALLGAAILTDEGRQNPYDAYRLIREQLGHYRSALGSIIVADYEGCLEVLRNPALGRPEPDMELSPGLSGRERRDEERRGSMLFANPPDHTRLRSLVSRTFTPRRIEAMRPRIETLLAPILDEMADLGTLDVLEVLGARLPAAVISELLGVPPELHETLAPHVRASTAFIDAAADDEAIATAEAGVAVMGEVFEQLIADKRRAPDDGLMSALIQVEEAGDRLSHDELLANTGLMYAAGFETTTNLIGNGLFALLSHPDELQRLRADSSLMPSAIWELLRWDSPVQLNVRAALRDVEILGESVGYGQIYTVLQGSGNRDEAAYPVADGLDVGRFVDRSTPPPLSFGWGPHHCLGAALARAEGEIVFGGLLDRFASLELLEAPSFRSSFTLRGLTSLNVACRSR; this is encoded by the coding sequence GTGAATGTCACCGACCCGGACGTCGCGGCGCCTCGGCGCCTCCAACCGGCTGAGGCCGACGCACTGCTGGGTGCGGCCATCCTCACCGATGAGGGCCGCCAGAACCCGTACGACGCGTATCGCCTCATCCGGGAACAGCTGGGGCACTATCGGTCGGCCCTTGGATCGATCATCGTGGCCGATTACGAGGGGTGCCTCGAGGTTCTGCGCAACCCGGCGTTGGGTCGACCGGAGCCCGACATGGAGCTGTCGCCCGGATTGAGTGGGCGTGAGCGCCGCGACGAGGAGCGTCGAGGCTCGATGCTGTTCGCCAACCCTCCGGATCACACCCGGCTTCGCAGCTTGGTCAGCCGTACGTTCACGCCCAGAAGGATCGAGGCGATGCGGCCGCGGATCGAGACGCTGTTGGCCCCGATCCTCGACGAGATGGCCGACCTTGGCACCTTGGATGTGCTGGAGGTGTTGGGGGCCCGTCTTCCGGCAGCGGTGATTTCGGAGTTGCTTGGTGTGCCACCCGAGCTGCACGAGACCCTGGCCCCGCACGTGCGCGCCAGTACGGCGTTCATCGATGCCGCGGCCGACGATGAGGCCATCGCCACCGCCGAGGCCGGCGTGGCGGTGATGGGGGAGGTGTTTGAGCAACTCATCGCCGATAAGCGCCGCGCACCCGACGACGGTCTCATGAGCGCGCTGATTCAGGTGGAGGAGGCAGGCGACCGGTTGAGCCATGACGAACTGCTGGCAAACACAGGGCTGATGTACGCGGCCGGGTTCGAGACCACCACCAACCTGATCGGCAACGGGTTGTTTGCCCTCCTGAGCCACCCGGACGAACTCCAGCGGCTTCGCGCGGACTCGTCGCTGATGCCGTCGGCGATCTGGGAGTTGCTGCGCTGGGACTCGCCGGTGCAGCTCAACGTGCGGGCCGCCCTGCGCGACGTCGAGATACTCGGGGAATCGGTCGGATATGGCCAGATTTACACGGTGCTTCAGGGAAGCGGCAACCGGGATGAGGCGGCGTACCCCGTTGCCGACGGTTTGGATGTTGGCCGATTTGTCGACCGGTCCACCCCGCCTCCGCTCAGCTTCGGATGGGGCCCGCACCATTGTCTGGGCGCGGCGTTGGCCCGAGCCGAGGGTGAGATCGTGTTCGGCGGGCTCTTGGACCGGTTCGCCTCGCTGGAGCTGCTCGAGGCGCCCAGCTTTCGGTCCAGCTTCACCCTGCGTGGGCTGACATCACTCAACGTCGCCTGTCGGAGTCGATGA